The window GACGGCTGTTTTCAACGCTCCCGATCGCCAGGGTGGGAGCATCCGCTCCTCCCTCGCTGACCTGAACTGAGGCTTGCTGCAGGCGTTCGCGCACCTGTCCGCAAAGCACTCTGGCGTCGCCCTCCGGGCAGCTCAAATTGAGCGCCTGGAGAGACGAAGGGAGTTCCATCTGGCCGCGCAGATGAAAGCCGCAACCGCTGACGAGGAGGCTGGCCATCCCCGCCAAGATTAGTCTTATACCGATTCGCATCGCTTTACTTCACCACGATATTGACCAGTTTTCCTGGTACAACGATGACTTTAACGACGGTCTTGTCTTCCATGAAGCGCTGAACGTTCTCATCATCGAACGCCATTTTCTCAAGCTCATCTTTGCTGGTGTTTGCCGCCGCCTGGATGCGTGCGCGCAACTTTCCGTTCACTTGAACAACCAGCTCTATGCTGTCTTTCTCAAGCGCTTTTTCGTCCAGCTTTGGCCAGGGAGCGTTCATGACGATGTCTTCGTGTCCCAGCTCGCGCCACAGACCGTGGCTAATGTGGGGTACAATCGGAGCCAGCACCAACACGGCTGTTTCAAGCGCTTCCTGTACAACCGCCAAGCCTTGGGGCGATTCGTCTTCAAAACGGCTTAACTCATTCAATAGCTCCATCACCATAGCGATGCCCGTGTTGATCGCCATGCGGTGATTAAACTCATCGGTCATCTTCTTGATGGTTTCATGAGTCTTGCGACGCAGTGTGCGCTGAGCTTCATTCAGTTCGGCCACATTCAGCGGCGCAGCCCCTTTCTTCTCAACGTGTGTGTGCACCAGTTTCCACAGGCGGCGCAGGAAACGATGTTGACCTTCAACGCCGGACTCTGACCACTCCAGTGATTGCTCAGGCGGCGCCGCAAACATGGTGAAGAGGCGAACAGTGTCGGCGCCGTACTTGTCAATCAGCTCTTGCGGGTCAACGCCGTTGTTCTTGGACTTGGACATTTTCTCCTTGGGCCCAATGATGACGGGCTGGCCATCCTCATTGAGGAAGGCCTTTGGAGAGTTGCCTTGAGTATCAAGATCAATGCGAACGTCTTTGGGGTTGAAGTAGATTTTCTTGCCGGATGGATCTTCGCGGTAGAAGGTTTCTGCGATCACCATGCCCTGGCACAACAGCTTCTTGAATGGCTCGTCGCTGTCCACTAAACCTTCGTCACGCAGCAATTTGTGGAAGAAGCGAGAGTACAGCAAGTGCAGAATGGCGTGCTCGATTCCGCCTACGTAGTAGTCTACGGGCAGCCAGTAGTTGGCGGCTGCGGGGTCCAACATGGCGGATTCCAGGTTGGGGCAGCAGAAGCGCGCGTAATACCAGGAGGACTCCATGAAAGTGTCGAAGGTGTCGGTTTCCTGGGTGGCTGGCTGGCCGTTGTAGCTGCGCTTGCTCCAGTTGGGATCTGCTTTTATGGGGGATTTGACGCCGTCCATTTCCACGTCTTCAGGTAACCTCACGGGGAGGTCGGCCAAAGGAACGGGAACTTCCGAGCCATCTTCCAGCGTCATCATGGGGATTGGCGCACCCCAGTAACGTTGACGGGATACACCCCAGTCACGCAGACGATAGTTGACTTTTTTCTCACCGATTCCCATGGCGGTCAACTTTTCGGCGACTGCATCAAACGCTTCCAGGGAAGTCATGCCGGTAAATTCGCCAGAGTTGACCAGGATGCCTTTCTCGGTAATGGCTTTTTCCTGAATATCCGCCTCATCGGCGTCGATGACGGAAATAACCTGCTTGATGGGCAAGCCGTATTTCCGCGCAAACTCGTGGTCGCGCTCATCGTGACCGGGCACTGACATGACTGCGCCAGAACCGTAGTCCATCAAGACAAAGTTGGCGACCCAGATCGGCGCAGGCTCGTTTGTAAGCGGGTGGATGACAAAGAAGCCGGTGTCCATGCCGCGCTTTTCCATCGTGGCCATGTCCGCTTCTGCGACTTTGGTGTTTTTGCACTCGTCCAGGAACTTCGCCAATTCAGGATTATTGGCGGCGGCCTCCAACGCTAACGGATGCTGTGGTGCGATTGCGACGTAAGTCACGCCCATGATGGTGTCAGGGCGCGTAGTGTATACCAGCAGGTCGCCATCGTGCTCTTTCAGCTTGAAGTGGAACTCAACCCCTTCAGACTTGTTGATCCAGTTGCGCTGCATGGTTTTGACCTGTTCGGGCCAATTCTCCAGCTGGTCCAGATCATTGAGCAGTTGTTCCGCGTAATCCGTAATCTTAATGAACCATTGCGGGATTTCGCGACGCTCCACAACTGCGCCGGAGCGCCAGCCCTTGCCGTCGATAACCTGTTCATTGGCTAATACAGTCTCGTCCACTGGGTCCCAGTTGACCGTGGACATTTTTTTGTAGACCAGCCCTTTCTCGTAAAGGCGGGTGAAGAACCATTGCTCCCATTTGTAGTATTCAGGGCGGCATGTGGCCAGCTCACGGTTCCAGTCATAACCGAAGCCCAACAGCTTCAACTGGTTTTTCATGTAAGCGATGTTTTCGTAAGTCCACTTGGCTGGCGCCACGTTGTTTTTCAACGCGGCGTTTTCCGCCGGTAGACCGAATGCGTCCCAGCCCATGGGTTGGAGAACGTTCTTACCCTGCATCCGCTGGTAGCGGGAGATGACGTCGCCGATGGTGTAGTTACGGACATGGCCCATGTGGAGCTTGCCGCTGGGATAGGGGAACATGGACAGGCAGTAGAACTTCTCTTTGCCTGGCTCTTCGTCCACTTTGAATGCATCGGTTTCTTCCCAGAACTTTTGCGCTTCCTGCTCAACTTTTTTTGGGTGGTACAGTTCTTCCATCGGTCGTCTTTTTTCGCCTGATCGCTTTAATTAAGGTTTATCGCCCCGGATCAAAAACGTCGGCTTGCAAGCGTGACATAATCCTTACTGATGGACTCTGCGTCGGCAAGGCGCTGGGGCGTGTAAACACAATGGGTTAATGGCGGGCTTTCCGCCATGAAAGCCGTTTATTCTAACCTAATAGTGTTGACTACAGATAGGGTTGGAGTAGGGTTGAAAACAAGATCTCGCATATCCGGGAGGTTATGGTATGAAGCAGGAGGATAAAGCGCCTGAACATGTCGTGCAGGCGTACAACAATATTCTGCAGCGCGTTGAGAAATCTCTCGCCGATGTTGAAGTGAAGACATGGGAGACTGTTAAGCAGGAGATTGATCAGGCTGTCGAGTTTGAGCAGGGATTAGCGAAGCTGACCAAGGAGGAGTGGAATCTCCTGGAGGCATACGTCAAACGCGACATGAAAGAGCTTTACCACTTTGTAGCGGAAACCGGCAAAGGGTTGCGTGAGTGGTTGAGGCTGGACATTGACCTGATTGAGCAGCGCATCGGCGACGCGTTACTGTCTATTGCGGATAAAACCCTGGTGGATTTGGAAAAGCTGGATTACCAGCTGCACCATGATCCGGGAACCTATGTTGCAGGCGAAGTCGCTTGCCCGGGCGTACTTAAATGCGATCAGTGCGGCAAAATGGTTTGCCTGGTGGAGACGTCGCATATCGACACCTGTCACCGGTGCCAAGGCATCTACTTTCAGCGGCTTACATCCCGTTGGCCCTACGAACCTGAGCTTGAAGGAGATGTCGCTCCAGAAGGCGGAGACTAACCTGCCTGTTCCAATGCGGCGGCGGGAGCTTCAGTCTGCTCGCGCCGTCCTAATAACAATGCGCCAGCCAGCAATAACGTCGCGATAATCAGAATTGGCCAGGAGCCCAAGCGCGAAAAGGGCGTAGCGCCTTGGCGCAATTCTACCTTTCCACTTAATGTGGTCGCCTGAAACTGTGGTGCGCGGGAGGCAATGCGACCGTGCGGATCAATGATGGCGGTAATGCCGTTATTGGTGGAGCGTAACATGTATTTGTCGTTCTCCAGCGCTCTCATCTGTGCAATTTGCAGATGCTGGTGCGGGCCGATAGAGGCGCCGAACCAGCTATCATTGCTGACAGTCACCAATAGCTCAGGCTCTTGCGCCAGCTTTGCTACAAAGTCTGGATACACCACTTCGTAGCAGATGAAAGGCATCAGGGTTGC is drawn from Hahella sp. KA22 and contains these coding sequences:
- the leuS gene encoding leucine--tRNA ligase, with protein sequence MEELYHPKKVEQEAQKFWEETDAFKVDEEPGKEKFYCLSMFPYPSGKLHMGHVRNYTIGDVISRYQRMQGKNVLQPMGWDAFGLPAENAALKNNVAPAKWTYENIAYMKNQLKLLGFGYDWNRELATCRPEYYKWEQWFFTRLYEKGLVYKKMSTVNWDPVDETVLANEQVIDGKGWRSGAVVERREIPQWFIKITDYAEQLLNDLDQLENWPEQVKTMQRNWINKSEGVEFHFKLKEHDGDLLVYTTRPDTIMGVTYVAIAPQHPLALEAAANNPELAKFLDECKNTKVAEADMATMEKRGMDTGFFVIHPLTNEPAPIWVANFVLMDYGSGAVMSVPGHDERDHEFARKYGLPIKQVISVIDADEADIQEKAITEKGILVNSGEFTGMTSLEAFDAVAEKLTAMGIGEKKVNYRLRDWGVSRQRYWGAPIPMMTLEDGSEVPVPLADLPVRLPEDVEMDGVKSPIKADPNWSKRSYNGQPATQETDTFDTFMESSWYYARFCCPNLESAMLDPAAANYWLPVDYYVGGIEHAILHLLYSRFFHKLLRDEGLVDSDEPFKKLLCQGMVIAETFYREDPSGKKIYFNPKDVRIDLDTQGNSPKAFLNEDGQPVIIGPKEKMSKSKNNGVDPQELIDKYGADTVRLFTMFAAPPEQSLEWSESGVEGQHRFLRRLWKLVHTHVEKKGAAPLNVAELNEAQRTLRRKTHETIKKMTDEFNHRMAINTGIAMVMELLNELSRFEDESPQGLAVVQEALETAVLVLAPIVPHISHGLWRELGHEDIVMNAPWPKLDEKALEKDSIELVVQVNGKLRARIQAAANTSKDELEKMAFDDENVQRFMEDKTVVKVIVVPGKLVNIVVK
- a CDS encoding zinc ribbon-containing protein, producing MKQEDKAPEHVVQAYNNILQRVEKSLADVEVKTWETVKQEIDQAVEFEQGLAKLTKEEWNLLEAYVKRDMKELYHFVAETGKGLREWLRLDIDLIEQRIGDALLSIADKTLVDLEKLDYQLHHDPGTYVAGEVACPGVLKCDQCGKMVCLVETSHIDTCHRCQGIYFQRLTSRWPYEPELEGDVAPEGGD